Proteins from a genomic interval of Bombyx mori chromosome 8, ASM3026992v2:
- the LOC101741597 gene encoding aryl-hydrocarbon-interacting protein-like 1, with amino-acid sequence MSDSAPIVKKIIHTGQKYVPITKGSKVYFHFQTWKLGQERVLIDDSRKIGKKEPMVLVLGHKFKLEVWETVVKMMAIGEVSSFVVKKELVYAYPFVSKTLRELGQSQQKVKHTCTMTLHTEGIGYKDLDEIITKPCDLEFIIELLKVEHSDEYEREMWQLSIQERIDLIPTLKEKGNSLYGEKKYDEAEEAYNEALAICEQLMIRERKGDEEWININELKIPILLNYAQCKLLKGEYYAVIEHCNTVLEFDKDNEKALYRRAKAHIGAWNPDRAEEDLRRLKVLNQSMPSTIDKELENIKKMRKEKENQDKDALKSMFLKNGTN; translated from the exons ATGAGCGATTCAGCTccgatagttaaaaaaataatacatacagGTCAAAAATATGTTCCCATTACTAAAGGAAGCAAG GTTTACTTCCACTTTCAAACATGGAAACTTGGCCAAGAAAGAGTATTAATTGACGAtagtagaaaaattggtaaaaaGGAGCCTATGGTGCTGGTACTAGGTCATAAATTCAAACTTGAAGTATGGGAGACTGTAGTTAAAATGATGGCCATTGGAGAAGTCTCTAGTTTTGTGGTAAAAAAAGAG TTGGTATATGCATATCCCTTTGTATCTAAAACATTAAGAGAACTAGGTCAGAGTCAACAAAAGGTGAAACATACATGTACCATGACACTGCACACTGAAGGCATAGGCTATAAAGACTTGGATGAAATCATCACCAAACCATGCGATCTGGAGTTCATTATAG AATTACTTAAAGTGGAACATTCAGATGAATATGAAAGAGAGATGTGGCAGCTAAGTATACAAGAGAGAATAGATTTGATTCCAACATTAAAAGAGAAAGGCAACAGTTTGTACGGAGAAAAGAAATATGATGAAGCAGAGGAGGCATACAATGAAGCACTTGCTATATGTGAACAACTTATGATCAG gGAAAGAAAAGGTGATGAAGAATGGATTAATATAAACGAACTAAAAATTccaatattattgaattatgcACAATGTAAACTCCTCAAAGGAGAATATTATGCAGTTATCGAACATTGTAATACTGTTTTAGAATTTGACAAAG ATAATGAAAAAGCTTTATACAGACGAGCGAAAGCTCATATAGGCGCATGGAACCCTGACCGCGCTGAAGAAGACTTAAGACGGCTTAAAGTTCTGAATCAGTCCATGCCAAGCACGATAGATAAAGAACtggagaatattaaaaaaatgcgcaaagaaaaagaaaatcaagATAAAGACGCACTAAAATCTATGTTCTTAAAAAAtggaacaaattaa
- the LOC101738765 gene encoding transcription elongation factor SPT6, which yields MSDFLESEAEESELDSEAEEQPAERKKHKRKAVQSDDEDEEEEDDEERLREELKDLIDDAPIEESGSDGEDSDASVGPKKRKKSDDELDDRLEDEDYDLIEENLGVKVARNKFKRLRRLEDDDSDNEGADDPDLEREVIAEKLFVGGSDEEDENRSDSAAPRGDVEYDDDNEELESDADDFIVDDDGRPIAERKKKRKPIFTDASLQEGQDIFGVDFDYDEFEKYGEEDYEDEDEEDLDEYIEDDEEEGERRRTKKGKAKRPSKKSIFEIYEPSELKRSHFTDLDNEIRKTDVPERMQTREVPITPVEEGSNELEEEAEWIYKQAFLKPSVSKADAQDARERTRRGSSTITKIRQALDFMRNQTLEVPFIAFYRKEYVEPELSINDLWKVYKYDAKWCQLKQRKENLLKLFENMRDYQLDKVMENPDAPIPENMRLVKDEDIERLKSVQTPEELRDVHAHFLLYYSCELPEMQRVQRIKERKKELEERKKLAREEAEKNGEDAEEAAAAIEAIELDEEDLTDIKYAAKSGPYELCRKAGIEPLVKKFGLTPEQFAENVRDNYQRHEVEQQPVAPLEAAAEYVGNIGSAAEVVRRAVYMCGVQLAREPLLRATLRDALRERATVSIKPTAKGIKEIDENHACYSLKYLKKKPVRDITGEQFLKLTMAAEDKLLVVTISEQIEGNTSPSYLEELKQLYQKDEFAATVQAWNELRSEAVTIALTKIVMPELRRELHAVLLQESKDYVLKCCRRRLYDWLKVAPYESRISDDDDEWDASNGVRVMSVAYVPDRAHSAFACIVGPGGEVADHLRLPHLLYRRNAWDALERRNKDADMTALRRFICRKKPHVIVIGGESREALNVKADISDCVQQLVEDEQFPRIPIEIADNHFSKIYSNSIRGRNDFREYPDILRQAICQGRLLQDPLMEISQLCGPDEEILCLRYHPLQDQIAKDDLLEGIELEFVNRVNEVGVDVNEAVLTGRGTELLQYVCGLGPRKAQALIKLFKQTNQKLENRTQLVTVCHMGPKVFINCSGFIRIDTNSLGDSTEAYIEVLDGSRVHPETYEWARKMAVDALEYEDEDANPAGALEEILEAPERLKDLDLDAFAEELERQGFGNKSITLYDIRAELNSRYKDLRVSYRSPTPEELFDILTKESPDTFYVGKMVLASVIGITHRKPQREMLDQATPVRNDETGLWQCPFCFKNDFPELSEVWSHFDAGACPGQATGVRIRLDNGLSGYIHIKNLSDRHVTDPTERVRIGQTVHCRVIKIDVERFSVDCTSKSSDLLDKNNEWKPPKDPYYDQETEDKDIRKEKDAKQNKDRMQYVKRVIVHPAFHNISFAEAEKLMDKMAQGEVIVRPSSKGSDHLTVTWKVTDGIYQHIDVREEGKENAFSLGRSLWIQGSEFEDLDEIIARHVTPMAGHARDLIAYKYYKPLGGIRDKAEEILKEEKAKNPNKIHYVISASKNYPGRFLLSYLPRARCTHEYVSVSPDGYKFRQRMFDSLSGLLKWFKEHFREPPPSGTPAQRAAAARTPHGAASALYQTPAAHTPAFHTPAHTPGPAYINTPYTPSAQTPYMTPFASTPRQTDFLTPAAPRHKAAPAAAYTEPADWQKAAEDWVRHRGGSARDTPRRTPRHDARSTPRHDARSTPRQDARSTPRQDVRSTPRQDVRTTPRYDARSTPHSQMYTPTHTPHTPRSSRTHSARSTPHTNTSPRSMSLGDATPLYDEN from the exons aTGTCAGACTTTCTGGAATCTGAAGCAGAGGAGAGCGAG TTGGATTCTGAGGCAGAAGAGCAGCCGGCAGAACGTAAAAAACATAAACGGAAAGCAGTTCAAAGTGACGacgaagacgaagaagaagaag ATGACGAGGAACGTCTCCGAGAAGAACTTAAAGATTTGATAGATGATGCACCAATAGAAGAATCAGGAAGTGATGGCGAGGACTCTGATGCTAGTGTAGGaccaaagaaaagaaaaaaaagtgatgATGAATTGGATGATCGGCTTGAAGATGAAGATTATGATCTCATTGAAGAAAATCTTGGTGTAAAAGTTGCAAGa aacaaatttaaaCGTCTACGTCGACTGGAAGATGACGACAGTGACAATGAAGGGGCAGATGATCCTGACCTGGAAAGAGAAGTTATTGCAGAGAAATTGTTTGTTGGTGGTTCTGATGAG GAAGATGAGAATCGTTCCGATTCAGCCGCACCACGTGGTGATGTAGaatatgatgatgataatgaagaGTTGGAATCAGATGCTGATGATTTTATTGTTGATGATGATGGTAGACCAATAGCTGAACGCAAAAAGAAACGCAAACCTATATTTACTGATGC gtCACTGCAAGAAGGTCAAGATATATTCGGTGTAGATTTTGACTATGATGAATTTGAAAAATATGGCGAAGAAGATTACGAGGATGAAGACGAAGAGGATCTGGATGAATATATTGAAGATGATGAAGAGGAAG gtGAAAGACGTAGGACAAAGAAGGGTAAAGCTAAAAGGCCAAGCAAGAAGTCGATCTTCGAAATATACGAACCCAGTGAATTGAAGAGAAGTCACTTTACTGATTTGGATAATGAG atACGTAAAACTGATGTTCCTGAACGTATGCAAACTCGTGAAGTGCCTATAACTCCAGTGGAGGAAGGCAGTAatgaattggaagaagaggcaGAATGGATTTACAAGCAGGCTTTCTTGAAGCCTTCAGTTTCCAAAGCTGATGCACAGGACGCCAGGGAGAGAACTAGACG AGGTTCAAGTACAATAACGAAGATTCGTCAAGCGCTTGACTTCATGCGAAATCAGACCTTAGAAGTGCCTTTCATAGCGTTCTACCGTAAGGAATACGTGGAGCCAGAACTCAGTATCAACGATCTGTGGAAAGTTTATAAATATGATGCTAAG TGGTGTCAGCTCAAACAACGGAAAGAGAATTTGCTGAAGCTATTCGAGAACATGCGTGATTATCAATTGGACAAAGTAATGGAGAATCCCGATGCTCCCATACCTGAAAACATGAGACTCGTCAAAGATGAAGATATAGAAAG ATTGAAATCTGTACAAACTCCTGAAGAGCTGCGGGACGTACACGCTCATTTCCTGTTGTACTATTCCTGTGAACTTCCCGAAATGCAGAGAGTACAACGCATCAAGGAACGGAAGAAGGAACTTGAGGAACGAAA AAAACTTGCTCGGGAAGAGGCCGAAAAGAACGGGGAAGATGCAGAGGAAGCAGCAGCAGCCATTGAAGCTATAGAACTTGACGAAGAAGACCTAACGGACATCAAATACGCAGCCAAATCGGGACCTTATGAACTGTGCAGGAAGGCTGGTATCG AGCCCCTCGTTAAGAAGTTTGGTTTAACTCCGGAACAGTTTGCCGAGAACGTTCGCGACAACTACCAGCGGCACGAGGTGGAACAGCAGCCCGTGGCGCCGCTCGAAGCCGCCGCTGAATAC GTGGGTAACATCGGGTCGGCGGCGGAGGTGGTGCGGCGCGCGGTGTACATGTGCGGCGTGCAGCTCGCGCGGGAGCCGCTGCTGCGGGCCACGCTGCGGGACGCGCTGCGGGAGCGGGCCACCGTCTCCATCAAGCCGACCGCCAAGGGCATCAAGGAGATCGACGAGAACCACGCCTGCTACAG cctcaaatatttaaagaaaaaaccaGTTCGAGACATTACCGGTGAACAGTTTCTTAAATTAACAATGGCAGCCGAAGACAAACTGTTAGTGGTCACCATCAGTGAGCAGATCGAGGGCAACACCAGCCCTAGTTACTTAGAGGAATTGAAACAGCTCTATCAAAAG gaCGAATTTGCTGCCACAGTACAAGCGTGGAATGAACTTCGCTCAGAGGCGGTCACCATTGCCTTGACCAAGATCGTCATGCCCGAGTTGAGAAGAGAACTGCACGCTGTGCTCTTACAGGAATCTAAAGATTATGTTCTCAA GTGTTGTCGTCGGAGACTGTACGACTGGTTGAAAGTAGCTCCGTACGAGTCTAGAAtatctgatgatgatgatgagtgggACGCCTCCAATG GTGTGCGAGTAATGTCGGTGGCGTACGTGCCGGACCGCGCGCACAGTGCGTTCGCGTGCATCGTGGGCCCGGGCGGCGAGGTGGCCGACCATCTGCGGCTGCCGCACCTGCTGTACCGGCGGAACGCCTGGGACGCGCTTGAGCGCCGCAACAAGGACGCCGATATGACCGCTCTCAGGAG GTTCATTTGTCGCAAGAAGCCGCACGTGATCGTCATCGGCGGCGAGTCCCGGGAAGCGCTCAATGTTAAAGCCGACATCTCGGACTGCGTTCAGCAGCTGGTGGAGGACGAGCAGTTCCCGAGGATACCTATCGAGATAGCCGACAACCACTTCAGCAAGATTTACAGCAACAGCATACGAGGAAGG AACGATTTCCGTGAATACCCAGACATCCTGCGTCAAGCCATTTGTCAAGGTCGTCTGCTGCAGGATCCGCTGATGGAAATATCGCAGCTGTGCGGCCCGGACGAGGAAATACTGTGCCTCCGATACCATCCGCTGCAGGATCAAATCGCCAAGGACGATCTGCTCGAGGGTATAGAACTGGAATTCGTGAACAGGGTCAACGAAGTGGGCGTCGACGTCAACGAGGCGGTGCTGACGGGCCGAGGGACCGAGCTGCTGCAGTACGTGTGCGGCCTCGGCCCGAGGAAGGCGCAGGCCCTGATAAAACTCTTCAAGCAGACCAACCAGAAGCTGGAGAACAGAACGCAGTTGGTCACGGTCTGTCACATGGGCCCAAAAGTCTTCATAAACTGTTCAGGCTTTATCAGGATAGACACGAACAGCCTCGGCGACAGTACCGAGGCGTACATTGAAGTGCTGGACGGGTCCAGAGTGCACCCGGAGACGTACGAGTGGGCCCGCAAGATGGCGGTCGACGCTTTGGAGTACGAAGACGAGGACGCCAACCCGGCGGGCGCTCTGGAGGAAATCCTCGAGGCTCCAGAGAGACTTAAAGACCTGGACTTGGACGCGTTCGCTGAAGAGCTGGAACGTCAAGGATTCGGTAATAAGAGCATAACCCTGTACGATATTCGAGCGGAATTGAACTCTAGGTACAAGGATCTTAGGGTGTCGTATCGTTCGCCAACGCCCGAGGAACTGTTCGACATTTTAACAAAAGAGTCACCGGATACGTTTTACGTGGGGAAAATGGTCTTAGCGTCTGTGATCGGCATCACGCACAGGAAACCGCAGCGGGAGATGCTGGACCAGGCGACGCCCGTTAGAAACGACGAGACGGGGCTGTGGCAGTGTCCGTTTTGCTTCAAGAATGATTTTCCTGAGCTGTCTGAA GTATGGAGCCATTTCGACGCGGGTGCGTGCCCGGGCCAGGCGACCGGCGTCCGGATCCGGCTGGACAACGGCCTGTCCGGTTACATACACATCAAGAACCTGTCGGACCGCCACGTCACGGATCCGACCGAGAGGGTCCGCATCGGGCAGACCGTGCACTGCCGGGTCATCAAGATCGACGTCGAACGCTTCTCCGTGGACTGCACTTCAAAGTCTTCGGACTTGTTGGATAAGAATAATGAATGGAA acCTCCAAAGGACCCTTACTACGACCAAGAAACGGAAGACAAAGATATACGCAAAGAAAAAGATGCAAAACAGAACAAGGATCGCATGCAGTACGTAAAACGCGTGATAGTACATCCGGCATTCCACAATATCTCGTTTGCGGAGGCTGAAAAGCTTATGGACAAAATGGCACAGGGAGAGGTCATCGTGAGGCCTAGTAGTAAG GGTTCTGACCATTTGACCGTAACGTGGAAAGTCACTGATGGAATTTATCAACACATCGACGTGAGGGAGGAAGGCAAAGAAAATGCTTTCTCATTAG GTCGAAGTCTTTGGATACAGGGATCCGAATTTGAGGATTTGGATGAAATAATAGCTCGTCACGTGACACCGATGGCGGGGCACGCCCGAGATCTCATTGCGTACAAATACTATAAGCCTCTCGGCGGGATCAGGGATAAAGCTGAAGAAATACTCAAGGAGGAGAAAGCCAAAAACCCTAACAAAATTCATTACGTTATCTCGGCCTCGAAGAACTATCCCGGGAGATTTCTACTGTCCTATTTGCCGCGAGCGCGTTGTACGCACGAGTACGTGTCCGTGTCGCCGGACGGGTACAAGTTCCGGCAGCGGATGTTCGACTCTCTTTCGGGATTGCTCAAATGGTTCAAAGAACATTTCCGGGAGCCGCCGCCATCCGGCACGCCGGCACAGCGCGCCGCCGCAGCTCGCACGCCGCACGGCGCAGCCTCCGCTTTATATCAGACTCCCGCCGCCCACACGCCGGCCTTCCACACACCCGCGCACACGCCAGGACCTGCCTATATTAACACCCCCTACACACCATCCGCGCAAACGCCCTACATGACGCCCTTCGCGTCCACGCCGCGGCAGACAGATTTCTTGACGCCTGCGGCACCGCGTCACAAGGCGGCACCGGCGGCCGCCTACACCGAGCCCGCCGACTGGCAGAAGGCAGCTGAAGACTGGGTGCGGCACCGCGGCGGGTCGGCTCGCGACACCCCGCGCCGTACCCCGCGACACGACGCGCGCTCCACCCCGCGGCACGACGCCCGCTCCACGCCGCGCCAGGACGCGCGCTCCACGCCGCGACAAGACGTCCGCTCGACGCCGCGACAAGACGTCCGCACGACGCCGCGTTACGACGCGCGCTCGACGCCGCACTCGCAGATGTACACGCCGACGCACACGCCGCACACGCCGCGCTCGTCCCGCACGCACTCGGCGCGCTCCACGCCGCACACCAACACGTCGCCGCGCTCCATGTCGCTCGGCGACGCGACTCCACTCTACGACGAAAATTGA